One genomic region from Nocardioides plantarum encodes:
- a CDS encoding matrixin family metalloprotease gives MSVVSTSGTVVVPEVGEAISLTDMMSNGTETGLIVGVTPDGTVEVEMTHESAPSTSGEDSEASLDPQDIEFPNRPPPIESNKCNSSAHALTGTRWGDTSPEWRINQGTIPTAEVSVAGAVTAIRTALGNVVHQENSCGFGDATTISGTYLGDTNVVAPISFDSAGNSVCMANSTRDGLNEVQFGQRGSKQNSIVLATTCARRNYRDGVDQTAEVDMEIASSFAAFGSRPAFAAGWTIYPNASYCEQDRDFDLEGVATHEFGHWYGLAHVTDDSQLMFPNPSKPCATDWRYLGRGDILGMRALY, from the coding sequence ATGTCCGTCGTATCCACCTCCGGGACCGTGGTGGTGCCCGAAGTCGGAGAGGCGATCTCCCTGACCGACATGATGAGCAACGGCACCGAGACCGGGCTCATCGTTGGCGTCACACCGGATGGAACCGTCGAGGTCGAGATGACCCACGAGTCTGCACCGTCAACCTCCGGCGAGGACTCGGAGGCATCGCTGGACCCGCAGGACATTGAGTTCCCGAATCGACCTCCGCCGATCGAGAGCAACAAGTGCAATAGCAGTGCCCACGCACTCACCGGGACCCGGTGGGGCGACACCTCTCCGGAGTGGCGCATCAACCAGGGAACCATCCCGACCGCGGAGGTGAGCGTGGCCGGGGCGGTGACTGCCATCAGGACGGCCTTGGGCAACGTCGTGCACCAGGAGAATAGCTGCGGCTTTGGGGACGCAACCACCATCAGCGGCACTTACCTCGGCGACACCAACGTCGTGGCGCCGATCAGCTTCGACTCCGCGGGCAATTCGGTATGTATGGCCAACAGCACCCGTGATGGCCTGAACGAGGTCCAGTTCGGCCAGCGCGGGTCGAAGCAAAACAGCATCGTGCTCGCGACCACCTGCGCGCGCCGGAACTACCGCGACGGTGTCGACCAGACCGCCGAAGTCGACATGGAGATCGCCAGCAGCTTCGCGGCTTTCGGGAGCCGGCCCGCCTTCGCGGCGGGTTGGACCATCTACCCCAACGCTTCGTACTGCGAGCAGGATCGCGACTTCGACCTCGAAGGGGTCGCGACCCACGAGTTCGGCCACTGGTACGGCCTCGCCCACGTCACGGACGACAGCCAGCTGATGTTCCCCAACCCCTCGAAACCCTGCGCGACCGACTGGCGCTACCTCGGCCGGGGAGACATCCTCGGGATGCGCGCCCTGTACTGA
- a CDS encoding amidohydrolase, producing MGDLLLRETRLVPLTDPVTDPAPAGPVDVLVLDGVVTAVGPGLARPAGVEEVAAAGRWLAPGLWDQHVHLGQWSLSRQRVDTGAVTSPEEARDLVARLVTERPGHPVIGFGHRPGTWSREVTVAELDEVSGVTPVVLIAGDAHHAWLNSVALAALGLGARDEVVRENEWFAAYELLTRLTGAPGDGPDAYRSSLEAAAARGVVGLVDFEFTGGADEWRSRWAEGCDLLRVRMASYADRLESVIEEGLRTGTPLVAGDDRLVMGPLKIISDGSLNTRTAWCCEPYADGARLPHPSGAANLPPHELQALHARAHMSGLHVATHAIGDAAVSAALDAYAATGALGSVEHAQLVGVGDAARIAALGLRASVQPAHLLDDRDLTELIWPGRGDRSFAFRWMLEAGVRLVLGSDAPVSPLDPWLAVSAAVHRGWVDDDRDAWHPEHSLTPREALASSVDEQPTVRVGSRGDLVLLDHDPLAPAESAREAAAALRRTTVALTVVGGRVVHRSSEL from the coding sequence GTGGGTGACCTGCTGCTGCGCGAGACACGCCTCGTGCCCCTGACCGACCCCGTGACCGACCCCGCCCCGGCCGGGCCGGTCGACGTGCTCGTGCTGGACGGCGTGGTCACCGCGGTCGGCCCCGGGCTGGCCCGGCCGGCCGGCGTCGAGGAGGTCGCCGCCGCCGGACGATGGCTCGCCCCCGGGCTCTGGGACCAGCACGTCCACCTCGGCCAGTGGAGCCTGAGCCGCCAGCGCGTCGACACCGGGGCGGTCACCTCGCCCGAGGAGGCCCGCGACCTGGTCGCGCGGCTCGTCACCGAGAGGCCGGGCCACCCGGTGATCGGGTTCGGCCACCGTCCCGGCACCTGGAGCCGCGAGGTCACCGTCGCCGAGCTCGACGAGGTCTCCGGCGTGACCCCGGTGGTGCTGATCGCCGGCGACGCCCACCACGCGTGGCTCAACAGCGTCGCGCTGGCCGCCCTCGGCCTGGGCGCCCGTGACGAGGTGGTCCGCGAGAACGAGTGGTTCGCGGCCTACGAGCTGCTGACCCGGCTCACCGGGGCCCCCGGCGACGGACCCGACGCCTACCGCTCCTCGCTCGAGGCGGCTGCCGCGCGCGGCGTGGTCGGCCTCGTCGACTTCGAGTTCACCGGTGGGGCCGACGAGTGGCGGTCGCGCTGGGCCGAGGGCTGCGACCTGCTGCGCGTGCGCATGGCGTCGTACGCCGACCGCCTGGAGTCGGTGATCGAGGAGGGCCTGCGCACCGGCACCCCGCTCGTCGCGGGCGACGACCGGCTCGTGATGGGTCCGCTCAAGATCATCAGCGACGGCTCCCTCAACACCCGGACCGCCTGGTGCTGCGAGCCGTACGCCGACGGCGCCCGCCTGCCGCACCCGTCGGGTGCCGCCAACCTGCCGCCGCACGAGCTGCAGGCCCTGCACGCCCGGGCCCACATGTCCGGCCTGCACGTGGCGACCCACGCGATCGGCGACGCCGCGGTGTCGGCCGCGCTCGACGCCTACGCCGCGACCGGTGCGCTCGGCTCCGTCGAGCACGCCCAGCTGGTCGGGGTCGGCGACGCCGCCCGGATCGCGGCGCTCGGGCTGCGCGCGTCGGTGCAGCCCGCCCACCTGCTCGACGACCGCGACCTGACCGAGCTGATCTGGCCCGGCCGCGGCGACCGGTCCTTCGCGTTCCGCTGGATGCTCGAGGCGGGCGTCCGGCTCGTGCTGGGCTCCGACGCCCCGGTCTCGCCGCTCGACCCGTGGCTGGCCGTCTCCGCGGCCGTGCACCGCGGCTGGGTCGACGACGACCGCGACGCCTGGCACCCCGAGCACTCCCTCACCCCCCGGGAGGCGCTGGCCTCCTCGGTCGACGAGCAGCCGACCGTCCGGGTCGGCTCCCGCGGCGACCTCGTCCTGCTCGACCACGACCCCCTCGCGCCGGCGGAGTCGGCCCGGGAGGCCGCTGCCGCCCTGCGTCGTACGACGGTGGCGCTGACCGTCGTCGGCGGGCGGGTCGTCCACCGCTCCTCGGAGCTGTAG
- a CDS encoding serine/threonine-protein kinase: MSDTQPPPTSPSSGPSHFGRYAVRRRIGSGGFATVWLGYDEQLDAPVAIKVLADNWAEQHEVRTRFVEEGRYLRRVESPHVVPVYDAGSLDDGRPYLVMAYADQGTLSDRLEQGGVTVPQALEVVAQVGRGLQALHDRGILHRDVKPANVLFRTVDPSAGPDGVRAMVGDLGLGKALDVSSRLTMIAGTPAYVAPEQAQGETPDARADQFSLGVLTFLLLSGRLPWNHASLPAAAAPAEPAALSAAGREFPDAVEQVVRRALAVDRTSRWPSVTAYVDALTSALADGQGGPDGPGTRLLPLDPALTQPGVRPTPMPSDNPLPEPVPPRRRRRVGRALAIAVAVLVALGGGAAAGYYGQDELDQEAAGPAEVRIMDASDSVSVLVPAAWDLAQGTGGWRPPNSADESLVAALSVGTSPSWATDPAAEGVFAGLLPGDRLPEEVPQHPKCENSTRSVRNDATSTVTGVFTGCPGGGVIAERVVRVSQDQLLWIQIRSSDRGTANRVLDGVRVYGF, from the coding sequence GTGTCCGACACCCAGCCGCCGCCGACGTCCCCGTCGTCCGGCCCGAGCCACTTCGGGCGGTACGCCGTCCGGCGGCGGATCGGCAGCGGCGGGTTCGCGACGGTGTGGCTGGGCTACGACGAGCAGCTCGACGCCCCGGTGGCGATCAAGGTGCTCGCCGACAACTGGGCCGAGCAGCACGAGGTGCGCACCCGCTTCGTCGAGGAGGGCCGCTACCTGCGGCGCGTGGAGTCGCCCCACGTGGTGCCGGTCTACGACGCCGGCTCGCTCGACGACGGCCGGCCCTACCTCGTGATGGCCTACGCCGACCAGGGCACGCTCAGTGACCGGCTCGAGCAGGGCGGCGTCACCGTGCCCCAGGCCCTCGAGGTCGTCGCCCAGGTCGGACGCGGGCTGCAGGCGCTCCACGACCGCGGCATCCTGCACCGCGACGTCAAGCCCGCCAACGTGCTGTTCCGCACCGTCGACCCGTCGGCCGGGCCCGACGGCGTGCGCGCCATGGTCGGCGACCTCGGCCTCGGCAAGGCCCTCGACGTGTCGTCGCGGCTGACGATGATCGCCGGCACCCCCGCCTACGTCGCGCCCGAGCAGGCCCAGGGCGAGACCCCCGACGCCCGGGCCGACCAGTTCTCGTTGGGGGTGCTCACCTTCCTGCTGCTGAGCGGGCGGCTGCCGTGGAACCACGCGTCGCTGCCCGCGGCCGCCGCTCCGGCCGAGCCGGCGGCGTTGTCGGCGGCCGGACGGGAGTTCCCCGACGCCGTCGAGCAGGTCGTACGCCGCGCGCTCGCCGTCGACCGCACCTCGCGCTGGCCCAGCGTGACGGCGTACGTCGATGCGCTGACCAGCGCCCTGGCCGACGGGCAGGGCGGGCCCGACGGCCCCGGCACCCGGCTGCTCCCGCTCGACCCGGCGCTGACCCAGCCCGGTGTGCGGCCCACGCCGATGCCCTCCGACAACCCCCTGCCCGAGCCGGTGCCGCCGCGGCGTCGTCGGCGCGTGGGCCGTGCCCTGGCGATCGCGGTCGCGGTGCTCGTCGCCCTCGGCGGGGGCGCGGCTGCGGGCTACTACGGGCAGGACGAGCTCGACCAGGAGGCAGCCGGGCCGGCCGAGGTCAGGATCATGGACGCCTCGGACAGCGTGAGCGTCCTGGTCCCCGCCGCCTGGGACCTGGCCCAGGGCACCGGTGGGTGGCGTCCGCCCAACTCGGCCGACGAGAGCCTCGTCGCTGCCCTGTCCGTCGGCACGAGCCCGTCGTGGGCGACGGACCCCGCTGCGGAGGGCGTCTTCGCCGGCCTCCTGCCCGGCGACCGGTTGCCCGAGGAGGTGCCGCAGCACCCGAAGTGCGAGAACTCCACCAGGAGCGTGCGCAACGACGCGACCAGCACCGTCACCGGTGTCTTCACCGGGTGCCCGGGAGGCGGGGTGATCGCCGAGCGCGTCGTGCGGGTCTCGCAGGACCAGCTGCTCTGGATCCAGATCCGCAGCTCCGACCGCGGCACCGCCAACCGGGTGCTCGACGGGGTACGGGTCTACGGGTTCTGA
- a CDS encoding DUF485 domain-containing protein produces MPQDSPPPHDMAARHDPIYETLHASDDFAELRRRYRGFAIPATVGFLAWFLLYVVLSNWATGFMSHRLFGNINVALVFGLLQFLTTFGIAYLYSRYSIAKLDPLSEKLEARFEKERSRG; encoded by the coding sequence ATGCCCCAGGACTCGCCCCCACCCCACGACATGGCCGCCCGCCATGACCCCATCTACGAGACGCTGCACGCCTCGGACGACTTCGCCGAGCTGCGGCGCCGCTACCGCGGGTTCGCCATCCCCGCGACCGTCGGCTTCCTCGCCTGGTTCCTGCTCTACGTCGTGCTGTCCAACTGGGCGACCGGGTTCATGTCGCACCGCCTGTTCGGCAACATCAACGTCGCGCTGGTCTTCGGCCTGCTGCAGTTCCTGACGACGTTCGGCATCGCCTACCTCTACAGCCGCTACTCCATCGCCAAGCTGGACCCGCTGTCGGAGAAGCTCGAGGCCCGGTTCGAGAAGGAGCGCTCCCGTGGATGA
- a CDS encoding helix-turn-helix domain-containing protein, protein MPPRPRRTTDPGLLLPGQVAAEIREGLPAVAEEVVAAIIDEVPSYTDAFNGPMGARIRGAVEVALGGFLSLASSRHGTDPRTPTAPAVDGAYQLGRGEARGGRSTEALLSAYRIGARVSWQRMAQGAVRAGLDAETLASFAALVFAYIDELSAASVAGHTDELATTGRVRQRRLERLAHHLVARSDVTEETVRAAVDRADWPEPRTLTAVVVPESQVRPLLAVVPPTTLQAADPPGLDEGVLLLVPDVHGRARARLLRALPERGAVAGPARPWLSVRASYERVLRARALGLGHDTEQHLTRLVLTADPEALADLRAQALAPLAALRPGTIDKLADTLRLWLLLQGRRDDVAAALFVHPQTVRYRMGQVREAYGDTLDDPEVVLALTLALGAPP, encoded by the coding sequence ATGCCCCCCAGGCCGCGCCGGACCACCGATCCCGGGCTGCTCCTGCCCGGCCAGGTGGCGGCCGAGATCCGCGAGGGACTGCCGGCGGTCGCCGAGGAGGTCGTCGCCGCCATCATCGACGAGGTCCCGAGCTACACCGATGCGTTCAACGGCCCGATGGGCGCTCGGATCCGCGGCGCGGTCGAGGTCGCGCTGGGCGGCTTCCTCTCGCTGGCCAGCAGCCGCCACGGCACCGACCCACGCACGCCGACCGCGCCGGCCGTCGACGGCGCCTACCAGCTGGGGCGCGGCGAGGCGCGCGGCGGTCGGTCGACCGAGGCGCTGCTGTCGGCCTACCGCATCGGGGCCCGCGTGTCCTGGCAGCGGATGGCGCAGGGCGCGGTGCGTGCCGGGCTCGATGCCGAGACGCTCGCCTCGTTCGCCGCCCTGGTGTTCGCCTACATCGACGAGCTGTCCGCGGCGAGCGTCGCCGGCCACACCGACGAGCTGGCCACCACCGGCCGGGTGCGCCAGCGTCGCCTCGAGCGCCTCGCGCACCACCTGGTCGCGCGCAGCGACGTCACCGAGGAGACGGTCCGCGCCGCCGTGGACCGCGCCGACTGGCCCGAGCCGCGCACGCTCACCGCCGTCGTGGTGCCCGAGTCGCAGGTGAGGCCGCTGCTGGCCGTCGTACCCCCCACGACCCTGCAGGCGGCCGACCCCCCGGGCCTCGACGAGGGGGTCCTGCTCCTGGTCCCCGACGTCCACGGCCGTGCCCGCGCCCGGCTGCTGCGCGCCCTACCCGAGCGCGGTGCCGTCGCCGGCCCCGCCCGCCCCTGGCTGTCGGTGCGGGCGTCCTACGAGCGGGTCCTGCGGGCCCGGGCGCTCGGCCTGGGCCACGACACCGAGCAGCACCTGACCCGGCTGGTGCTGACCGCCGACCCGGAGGCGCTGGCCGACCTGCGGGCCCAGGCCCTGGCCCCCCTGGCGGCGCTGCGCCCCGGCACGATCGACAAGCTCGCCGACACCCTGCGCCTGTGGCTGCTGCTCCAGGGGCGGCGCGACGACGTGGCGGCGGCGCTGTTCGTGCACCCCCAGACCGTGCGCTACCGCATGGGCCAGGTCCGCGAGGCCTACGGCGACACGCTCGACGACCCCGAGGTGGTGCTCGCGCTCACCCTCGCGCTGGGCGCTCCCCCGTAG
- a CDS encoding RNA polymerase sigma factor, whose amino-acid sequence MALDAGRQDGHDSGTTPDEIDELARRAQAGDADALEAVLAAIRPRTLNVCRGVLPYTPDAEDACQEALLNIATKIGSWGGRGRFTTWTHVVAVNSSRTTYRRMKNQATAYDPQEHNPLSERPDPRTTSVIAGTRLDLLEAMETIEKDHPQYVEPLLLRDVYGLPYDEIAELVGVPLGTVKAQIHHGRKLARPLLRGDG is encoded by the coding sequence ATGGCTCTCGACGCGGGACGACAGGACGGGCACGACTCCGGGACGACCCCCGACGAGATCGACGAGCTGGCCCGGCGCGCCCAGGCCGGCGACGCCGACGCTCTGGAGGCGGTCCTCGCCGCGATCCGCCCGCGCACGCTCAACGTCTGCCGCGGCGTGCTGCCCTACACCCCCGACGCCGAGGACGCCTGCCAGGAGGCGCTGCTCAACATCGCGACCAAGATCGGGTCGTGGGGCGGCCGGGGCCGGTTCACGACGTGGACCCACGTGGTCGCCGTCAACAGCTCGCGGACGACGTACCGCCGGATGAAGAACCAGGCGACGGCCTACGACCCGCAGGAGCACAACCCGCTCAGCGAGCGACCCGACCCGCGCACCACCAGCGTCATCGCCGGCACCCGCCTCGACCTGCTCGAGGCGATGGAGACCATCGAGAAGGACCACCCCCAGTACGTCGAGCCGCTGCTGCTCCGCGACGTCTACGGCCTGCCCTACGACGAGATCGCCGAGCTCGTCGGCGTGCCGCTCGGCACGGTCAAGGCGCAGATCCACCACGGCCGCAAGCTCGCCCGGCCGCTGCTGCGCGGCGACGGGTAG
- a CDS encoding ferredoxin reductase, whose amino-acid sequence MTSTALDAPRESRGLRQRLRRLADAAVTPLDLDDVLDVFHPLRAGTELRGRIVEVRPETADSATLVIKPGRDWSGHVPGQYLRVGVDVDGVRLWRTYSLTHGPRRDGCISITVKAIPDGLVSGYLVRRARVGEMIQIAQADGEFVLPDPLPAKLLLVTAGSGITPVIGMLRNLYSRAVAPAIDITLVHVNVTEDSAIFRDELRAHGEAGHLRLVERYDDRDGMLDVAELETLVPDLDERLAYACGPAGLLDALEAHHEARGLDLTTERFRPVVLGETGEGGTVSFASGQVVDSDGSTPILDAGESVGVLMPSGCRIGVCFGCVLPLQAGAVRDLRNGAITVAVPGETGPEGIAIQTCINAAAGPCTIKV is encoded by the coding sequence ATGACCTCGACCGCCCTGGACGCACCCCGTGAGTCCCGCGGCCTGCGCCAGCGCCTGCGTCGGCTCGCCGACGCCGCCGTCACCCCGCTCGACCTCGACGACGTCCTCGACGTCTTCCACCCGTTGCGCGCCGGCACCGAGCTGCGCGGGCGGATCGTCGAGGTCCGTCCCGAGACCGCCGACTCCGCCACCCTCGTCATCAAGCCCGGCCGCGACTGGTCCGGCCACGTGCCGGGGCAGTACCTCCGCGTCGGCGTCGACGTCGACGGGGTCCGCCTGTGGCGCACCTACTCGCTGACCCACGGTCCGCGTCGCGACGGGTGCATCTCGATCACCGTCAAGGCGATCCCCGACGGGCTCGTCTCCGGCTACCTCGTCCGCCGCGCCCGGGTCGGCGAGATGATCCAGATCGCCCAGGCCGACGGCGAGTTCGTGCTGCCCGACCCGCTGCCGGCCAAGCTGCTGCTGGTCACCGCCGGCTCCGGCATCACCCCGGTCATCGGCATGCTGCGCAACCTCTACTCCCGCGCGGTCGCCCCGGCCATCGACATCACCCTGGTCCACGTCAACGTGACCGAGGACAGCGCCATCTTCCGCGACGAGCTGCGCGCCCACGGCGAGGCCGGGCACCTGCGCCTGGTCGAGCGCTACGACGACCGCGACGGCATGCTCGACGTCGCCGAGCTCGAGACCCTGGTGCCCGACCTCGACGAGCGCCTGGCCTACGCCTGCGGCCCGGCCGGCCTGCTCGACGCCCTCGAGGCCCACCACGAGGCCCGCGGCCTCGACCTCACGACCGAGCGGTTCCGCCCGGTCGTGCTCGGTGAGACCGGCGAGGGCGGCACCGTGTCGTTCGCGTCCGGTCAGGTCGTCGACTCCGACGGCTCCACCCCGATCCTCGACGCCGGCGAGTCGGTCGGCGTCCTGATGCCGAGCGGCTGCCGCATCGGCGTCTGCTTCGGCTGTGTGCTGCCGCTCCAGGCCGGCGCCGTGCGCGACCTGCGCAACGGTGCCATCACCGTCGCCGTGCCCGGCGAGACCGGCCCCGAGGGCATCGCCATCCAGACCTGCATCAACGCCGCCGCCGGACCCTGCACGATCAAGGTCTGA
- a CDS encoding solute symporter family protein, giving the protein MDDKVLTIGLFLAVVALTVYITLRASRTTSGTSDFFAGGRSFTPIQNGMAIGGDYMSAASFLGISGAIALTGYDGFLYSIGFLVAWLVALLLVAEMLRNSGKFTMADQLAYRMRQRPVRTAAAGSTVVVSIFYLLAQMVGAGTLVALLLDIETTNTLAISAVIAGVGALMVFYVTVGGMKGTTWVQIVKAVLLMAGSALIVFLVLAKFDFNVSELLGAAAQQSGKEGFLDPGIKYGISETTKIDFVSLGLALVLGTAGLPHILVRFYTVPTAKDARKSVLWAIAIIGVFYLFTLILGFGAAALLDTGPDSATAISKGNQASPLLAQEVGGGAGSTGGAIMIALISAVAFATILAVVAGLVLTSSTSVAHDIYNSVIRKGQATEKEEIRMTRYAAAGIGVVAIALAIPARNLNIAFLVALAFAVAASANLPALVYNLFWRRFNTRGALWSIYGGLTSCIGLVIFSPVVSGKGEIKGVNQSLLPTSIDISWFPLENPGIVSIPLGFFLGWLGTVTSKETASEERYTELEVRALTGAGSEKAISH; this is encoded by the coding sequence GTGGATGACAAGGTCCTGACCATCGGGCTGTTCCTCGCCGTCGTCGCCCTGACGGTCTACATCACCCTGCGCGCCAGCCGTACGACGTCCGGCACCTCGGACTTCTTCGCCGGCGGCCGCTCGTTCACGCCGATCCAGAACGGGATGGCGATCGGCGGCGACTACATGTCGGCGGCGTCGTTCCTCGGCATCTCCGGCGCCATCGCCCTGACCGGCTACGACGGCTTCCTCTACTCGATCGGCTTCCTCGTCGCCTGGCTCGTGGCCCTGCTGCTCGTCGCGGAGATGCTGCGCAACTCCGGCAAGTTCACGATGGCCGACCAGCTGGCCTACCGGATGAGGCAGCGGCCCGTCCGCACGGCGGCCGCCGGTTCCACCGTCGTGGTGTCGATCTTCTACCTGCTGGCCCAGATGGTCGGCGCGGGCACGCTCGTGGCCCTGCTCCTCGACATCGAGACGACCAACACCCTGGCGATCAGCGCCGTCATCGCCGGCGTCGGCGCCCTGATGGTCTTCTACGTGACCGTCGGCGGCATGAAGGGCACCACCTGGGTGCAGATCGTCAAGGCCGTGCTGCTCATGGCCGGCTCGGCGCTCATCGTCTTCCTGGTGCTCGCCAAGTTCGACTTCAACGTCAGCGAGCTGCTCGGCGCCGCCGCCCAGCAGTCGGGCAAGGAGGGCTTCCTCGACCCCGGCATCAAGTACGGCATCAGCGAGACCACCAAGATCGACTTCGTCAGCCTCGGGCTCGCGCTCGTGCTCGGCACGGCCGGGCTGCCGCACATCCTGGTGCGCTTCTACACCGTCCCGACCGCCAAGGACGCCCGCAAGTCGGTGCTGTGGGCGATCGCCATCATCGGCGTGTTCTACCTGTTCACGCTGATCCTCGGATTCGGCGCCGCGGCCCTGCTCGACACCGGACCGGACAGCGCGACCGCCATCAGCAAGGGCAACCAGGCCTCGCCGCTGCTCGCCCAGGAGGTCGGCGGCGGAGCCGGCTCCACCGGCGGCGCGATCATGATCGCGCTCATCTCGGCCGTCGCCTTCGCCACGATCCTCGCCGTGGTCGCCGGGCTGGTGCTGACGTCCTCGACGTCGGTGGCCCACGACATCTACAACAGCGTGATCCGCAAGGGCCAGGCGACCGAGAAGGAGGAGATCCGGATGACGCGGTACGCCGCCGCCGGCATCGGCGTCGTGGCGATCGCCCTGGCCATCCCGGCGCGCAACCTCAACATCGCGTTCCTGGTGGCGCTCGCGTTCGCGGTGGCCGCGTCGGCCAACCTGCCCGCGCTCGTCTACAACCTGTTCTGGCGGCGCTTCAACACCCGCGGCGCGCTCTGGAGCATCTACGGCGGGCTGACCTCCTGCATCGGGCTGGTCATCTTCAGCCCGGTCGTCTCGGGCAAGGGTGAGATCAAGGGCGTCAACCAGTCGCTGCTACCGACCAGCATCGACATCTCCTGGTTCCCGCTGGAGAACCCCGGCATCGTCTCGATCCCGCTGGGCTTCTTCCTCGGCTGGCTCGGCACCGTCACCAGCAAGGAGACCGCCTCCGAGGAGCGCTACACCGAGCTCGAGGTCCGCGCCCTCACCGGCGCCGGCTCCGAGAAGGCGATCAGCCACTAG
- a CDS encoding SGNH/GDSL hydrolase family protein — MRGPVAVLAVLTLGLVSACSDSDAPAAEPTSASASTSPSASASASASPSGSPTPEAPTVGPQYVALGDSYAAAPGVPTTSGAGGCFRSSGNYAQLVASAADLTVTDVTCSGATTATVLAQQVTRITPDAELVTIGVGGNDFDLFTKLIQTCTSLAGSDPEGTPCSDTVRAELDKTLPKIDANLDGLFDAIAAAAPSAKVVVVGYPDLLPASGGCPDRAPLATGDFALLNEVTHGLSDLLRGQAERLDLDFVDLEGPSRGHDICSATPWVNGAEFAPDGTIPFHPFGVEQQAVAKLVTALL; from the coding sequence ATGCGAGGACCTGTCGCCGTCCTGGCGGTGCTGACCCTGGGGCTGGTGAGCGCCTGCTCCGACTCCGACGCACCCGCCGCCGAGCCGACCTCGGCGTCGGCGTCGACTTCCCCCTCGGCGTCCGCCTCCGCGTCCGCGTCACCGTCGGGCTCCCCCACGCCCGAGGCGCCCACCGTCGGCCCGCAGTACGTCGCCCTCGGCGACTCCTACGCGGCCGCCCCCGGCGTACCCACCACCTCCGGCGCCGGGGGGTGCTTCCGCTCCAGCGGCAACTACGCCCAGCTCGTCGCGTCCGCCGCCGACCTCACCGTCACCGACGTCACCTGCAGCGGCGCGACCACCGCGACGGTGCTCGCCCAGCAGGTCACCCGGATCACCCCCGACGCCGAGCTGGTGACGATCGGGGTGGGCGGCAACGACTTCGACCTGTTCACCAAGCTCATCCAGACCTGCACGAGCCTGGCCGGCTCCGATCCCGAGGGCACGCCCTGCTCCGACACCGTCCGGGCCGAGCTCGACAAGACCCTGCCCAAGATCGACGCCAACCTCGACGGCCTCTTCGACGCCATCGCGGCGGCGGCCCCGTCGGCGAAGGTCGTCGTCGTCGGCTACCCCGACCTGCTGCCGGCTTCGGGCGGGTGCCCCGACCGGGCTCCCCTCGCGACGGGCGACTTCGCCCTCCTCAACGAGGTGACGCACGGACTGTCCGACCTGCTGCGCGGGCAGGCCGAGCGCCTCGACCTCGACTTCGTCGACCTGGAGGGTCCGAGCCGTGGTCACGACATCTGCTCGGCGACACCCTGGGTCAACGGCGCGGAGTTCGCCCCGGACGGCACGATCCCCTTCCACCCGTTCGGGGTCGAGCAGCAGGCCGTCGCCAAGCTCGTCACGGCGCTGCTCTAG
- a CDS encoding RNA polymerase sigma factor → MEALMHQQQDDDLGPDPSTGANDNRTDGPTRSATSSASSFDTWVDQHVASLRGFALVVCGNPSDADDALQEALVRAYIRWVWISRTHDPLRYVRRMIANAHISAWRKHRRRESPISDVFVLVEDTASRATSTGGIAELLSQLTPKQRLVVALRYLDDLSFTEIAKTLRMPESTVRSHHARALKTLQTSPWESKQ, encoded by the coding sequence GTGGAGGCTCTGATGCATCAACAACAAGACGACGACCTCGGTCCTGACCCGAGCACCGGCGCCAACGACAACCGGACCGACGGCCCTACCCGATCAGCCACGAGCAGCGCCTCATCGTTCGACACTTGGGTCGACCAGCACGTCGCCTCGCTTCGCGGGTTCGCCCTAGTGGTGTGTGGCAACCCCAGCGACGCCGACGACGCACTGCAGGAGGCGTTGGTGCGCGCCTACATCAGGTGGGTCTGGATCTCGCGAACGCACGATCCCCTGCGCTACGTACGCAGGATGATCGCCAACGCCCACATCAGCGCCTGGCGCAAGCACCGCCGCCGCGAGTCCCCCATCAGCGACGTCTTCGTGCTGGTCGAGGACACAGCCTCGCGAGCCACCTCGACAGGAGGTATCGCAGAGCTCTTGTCGCAGCTCACCCCCAAGCAGCGCTTGGTAGTGGCCTTGCGCTACCTCGACGACCTGAGCTTCACCGAGATCGCCAAGACGCTCCGCATGCCGGAATCAACCGTGCGTTCGCACCACGCACGAGCCCTCAAGACCCTTCAGACCTCACCGTGGGAGAGCAAGCAATGA